One Siniperca chuatsi isolate FFG_IHB_CAS linkage group LG3, ASM2008510v1, whole genome shotgun sequence genomic region harbors:
- the LOC122873054 gene encoding E3 ubiquitin-protein ligase TRIM39-like, with protein MSAARNLRSEDQFLCSICLDVFTDLVTIPCGHNFCKNCISKHWNTNDRYLCPMCKKVFYTRPELHVNTLFSEMAAQFRQSAQQEASSSSSETQVSKPGEVPCDVCTGTKLKALKSCLVCLASYCETHLEPHLTVLGLKRHQLIKPVENLEGRMCTKHDKPLELFCKTDQTCVCALCTYSDHKTHNFVPLKEGYEGKKAELGKTEGEIQQMIQKRRLKIQETKRSINLGKVDADGEIAEGVQVFTALKKSVERGQANFIHTIKEKQKTTEKQAKAFIKELEQEISELMKRRTEVEQLSRSEDHLHLLQSFQSLNTHHQPSTKDWTEVSSPPPSYEGSVVRAVAQLEETLRKQMKKLLEAELKRVQQYAVDVTLDPDTAHRSLILSKDGKQVTDSDVMKKLPDNPERFSNCTCVLGKQSFSSGRFYFEVQVKGKTKWNLGVCGESINRKGHITLRPEDGNWTIRLTIGKEYIALDDPSVRLSLKSQPQKVGVFVDYEEGLVSFYDVDAAALIYSFTGCSFTEKLFPYFCPSLNDGGKNSAPLIISPVNQIK; from the coding sequence ATGTCTGCTGCCAGAAATCTGCGATCTGAAGATCAGTTTCTGTGCTCCATCTGTCTGGATGTGTTCACTGATCTTGTCACCATACCATGTGGACACAACTTCTGCAAAAACTGCATCAGTAAACACTGGAATACTAACGACCGGTACCTGTGTCCGATGTGTAAAAAGGTTTTCTACACAAGACCTGAGCTGCACGTCAACACTTTGTTCTCTGAGATGGCTGCTCAGTTCAGACAGTCAGCTCAACAggaagccagcagcagcagctcagagacacAAGTGTCCAAACCTGGAGAAGTTCCCTGTGACGTCTGCACTGGAACCAAACTGAAGGCTCTGaagtcctgcctggtgtgtctggCCTCCTACTGTGAGACTCACCTGGAGCCTCATCTGACAGTGTTGGGCCTGAAAAGACATCAGCTGATCAAGCCTGTGGAGAACCTGGAAGGCAGGATGTGTACGAAGCACGATAAACCTCTGGAGCTGTTCTGTAAGACCGACCAGACATGTGTCTGTGCACTCTGCACCTATTCAGACCATAAAACACATAACTTTGTTCCTCTGAAAGAAGGATATGAAGGAAAGAAAGCCGAGCTGGGGAAGACAGAGGGTGAAATTCAGCAGATGATCCAGAAGAGACGACTGAAGATTCAGGAGACCAAGCGCTCGATTAACCTCGGTAAGGTCGATGCAGACGGAGAGATCGCAGAAGGTGTTCAGGTCTTCACTGCTCTGAAGAAGTCTGTTGAGAGAGGCCAGGCCAATTTCATCCACACGatcaaagagaagcagaaaacaacagagaaacaggCCAAGGCTTTCATCAAAGAGCTGGAACAGGAAATCTCTGAGCTGATGAAGAGAAGgactgaggtggagcagctctCGCGCTCTGAAGAccacctccatcttctccagagTTTCCAGTCCCTAAACACCCACCACCAACCATCCACCAAGGACTGGACAGAGGTCAGCAGCCCTCCACCATCATATGAGGGGTCTGTGGTGAGAGCTGTGgctcagctggaggagacactccgtaaacagatgaagaagctgCTTGAAGCAGAGCTGAAGAGGGTCCAGCAGTATGCAGTGGATGTGACTCTTGATCCTGATACAGCACATCGCAGTCTCATCCTGTCTAAGGATGGGAAACAAGTAACTGATAGTGATGTGATGAAGAAACTTCCAGACAACCCAGAGAGATTTTCTAATTGTACCTGTGTTTTAGGAAAGCAGAGTTTCTCTTCAGGCAGATTTTACTTTGAGGTTCAGGTTAAAGGAAAGACTAAATGGAATTTAGGAGTGTGCGGAGAGTCGATCAACAGGAAGGGACACATCACACTGAGACCTGAGGATGGTAACTGGACCATACGTTTGACAATTGGAAAGGAGTACATAGCTCTTGATGACCCTtcagtccgtctctctctgaagtctcAGCCTCAGAAGGTGGGGGTGTTTGTGGATTATGAGGAGGGTCTGGTCTCCTTTTATGACGTAGATGCTGCAGCTCTTATCTACTCCTTTACTGGCTGCTccttcactgagaaactcttCCCATACTTCTGTCCCAGTCTTAATGATGGTGGTAAAAACTCTGCACCTCTGATCATCTCTCCTGTCAATCAAATTAAGTAG
- the LOC122873065 gene encoding E3 ubiquitin-protein ligase TRIM39-like, translating into MSAARNLRSEDQFLCSICLDVFTDPVSTPCGHNFCKNCISLNWNINVPCKCPMCKEAFTPRPYLRVNTFISEMVAQFKSAQQEARSRRSEQRRAKPGEVPCDVCTGTKLKALKSCLVCLASYCETHLEPHLTASRLKRHQLIDPVENLEGRMCTKHDKPLELFSNTDQTCVCVLCTVLDHKTHDVVPLKEECEGKKAELGKTEAELQQMIQKRRLKIQEIKHSVDLCKENADREIAEGVQVFTTLMASVQRRLNELINAIKIRQKTTEKQAEGFIKELEQEVSELMKRRTEVEQLSCSEDHLHVLQSFPSLKDAPPTKDWTEVSVPPPSYQGTVVRAVAQLEETLSKEMRKLLEAELKRVQQYAVDVTLDPDTAHPELILSDDGKQVNHGHVRKTLPNNLERFSHYNFVLGKQSFSSGRFYFEVQVKGKPKWNLGVCRESIDRKGYITLRPQNGNWTISLRNGNEYKALDDPPVRLSLKSQPQKVGVFVDYEEGLVSFYDVDAAALIYCFTGFSFTEKLLPFFSPCRNDGGKNSAPLIIFPVNQTA; encoded by the coding sequence ATGTCTGCTGCCAGAAATCTGCGATCTGAAGATCAGTTTCTGTGCTCCATCTGTCTGGATGTGTTCACTGATCCTGTCAGCACACCATGTGGACACAACTTCTGCAAAAACTGCATCAGTCTAAACTGGAATATTAATGTCCCGTGCAAGTGTCCCATGTGTAAAGAAGCTTTTACCCCAAGGCCTTATTTGAGGGTCAACACTTTCATCTCTGAGATGGTTGCTCAATTCAAGTCAGCTCAACAGGAAGCCAGAAGCAGGAGGTCAGAGCAACGACGTGCCAAACCAGGAGAAGTTCCCTGTGATGTCTGCACTGGAACCAAACTGAAGGCTCTGaagtcctgcctggtgtgtctggCCTCCTACTGTGAGACTCACCTGGAGCCTCATCTGACAGCTTCACGTCTGAAAAGACATCAGCTGATCGACCCTGTGGAGAACCTGGAAGGCAGGATGTGTACGAAGCACGATAAACCTCTGGAGCTGTTCTCTAACACCGACCAGACATGTGTCTGCGTGCTCTGCACTGTTTTagaccacaagacacatgatgTTGTTCCTCTGAAGGAAGAATGTGAAGGAAAGAAGGCCGAGCTGGGGAAGACAGAGGCTGAACTTCAGCAGATGATCCAGAAGAGACGACTGAAGATTCAGGAGATCAAACACTCGGTTGACCTTTGTAAGgaaaatgcagacagagagatcgCAGAAGGTGTTCAGGTCTTCACAACTCTGATGGCGTCTGTTCAGAGAAGACTGAATGAGCTCATCAATGCAATCAAAATTAggcaaaaaacaacagagaaacaggCTGAAGGCTTCATTAAAGAGCTGGAACAGGAAGTCTCTGAGCTGATGAAGAGAAGgactgaggtggagcagctctcatgCTCTGAAGACCACCTCCACGTCCTCCAAAGCTTCCCATCCCTGAAGGATGCCCCACCCACCAAGGACTGGACAGAGGTCAGCGTCCCTCCACCATCATATCAGGGGACTGTGGTGAGAGCTGTGgctcagctggaggagacaCTCAGTAAAGAGATGAGGAAGCTGCTTGAAGCAGAGCTGAAGAGGGTCCAGCAGTATGCAGTGGATGTGACTCTTGATCCTGATACAGCACATCCCGAACTCATCCTGTCTGATGATGGGAAACAGGTGAATCATGGTCATGTTAGGAAGACTCTTCCAAACAATCTAGAGAGATTTTCTCATTACAATTTTGTTTTAGGAAAGCAGAGTTTCTCTTCAGGCAGATTTTACTTTGAGGTTCAGGTTAAAGGGAAGCCTAAATGGAATTTAGGAGTGTGCAGAGAGTCGATCGACAGGAAGGGATACATCACACTGAGGCCACAGAATGGTAACTGGACTATATCGTTGAGAAATGGAAATGAGTACAAAGCTCTTGATGACCCTCCAGTCCgtctctctctgaagtctcAGCCTCAGAAGGTGGGGGTGTTTGTGGATTATGAGGAGGGTCTGGTCTCCTTTTATGACGTAGATGCTGCAGCTCTTATCTACTGCTTTACCGGCTTCTCCTTCACTGAGAAACTCCTCCCATTCTTCAGTCCCTGTAGAAATGATGGTGGTAAAAACTCTGCACCTCTGATCATCtttcctgtcaatcaaactgcctGA